From a single Eleginops maclovinus isolate JMC-PN-2008 ecotype Puerto Natales chromosome 2, JC_Emac_rtc_rv5, whole genome shotgun sequence genomic region:
- the synm gene encoding synemin, which translates to MMPFKRTFENDKHQLQELNSRLFQYLSRTKQLEQENVHLITEINKLRQAKTTELEPKCKGEMRELRRMVEQLSFEKSQAEMEREKLWRELQMVQSLCSEQTGVCRDIGGELKGCEKDLQHAHKINIELQQRLCQLENECKCLEEGQRQEKHHLRRQVDSRMVPIITQTYRGPPAATMEEVQEYALSLSEGWMETFDMYQRKVEEMEQSIKEDQERMSGLQREKMMYASELDKLRKEGEKQGQIQYRLEEELMHMQEKFRVDFSEYQMIIKQLEHERNLMADTITEKMRDHQHLLQVRMDLGMEVAAYRALLEGERMDLQDTHRRVTQQQRERIIDIRMPAQPYTQRASTSTTRQHINTRYTPPTSNLTRSPLPSSGSMSPSRVIPISVAGRARHQSPASRRDMISFTKARASTSAPATTTTSATKDKLTSQSEYQIRQHVQKTEAEANTDKFKQDSQVEDQASHNTSSSAETRSVRVVSPQMMSLSNKIEAENKKKDEKEKDDVNGGYFKDKGKTVSTIVPSERKIFNSVSVEEIIEKAMRPEGLEAKASSPGESNVRYHVEKTEQEDGTTKTQIVLESKVEEELDLSEDSALDELLSRGVMKVSLEDIKDTATGSMIKNLLSGLQGSGNLENKSVNVEIIEEPVESYNDEDFEVEPRSSFYEPSSTYFKIEELENIPHEAQVQRSDREEMTDQFKGESDVQEVSRGSESSYFSHDQEADKYFVSTPDDNLSEPDDGGGITSYGHYGMVDDLSDERYYQDESLPSQRVIVEDSDEYKFMSGDHSFVKDSFPECIIEEEVRVSPVVQESMLEFLREDSLEPREQLKGALEKLHTSVSGPLKKELAFLSKVNSEGSQNVEVKKVTQSSDNGNMTIVAELNVSQSLEDSGMLEAEDDISEEQIMATLRSSNPRLEKAFQGGAGAGYSFRVSKEEDVVTGEEFEGFTSGGGFSSEVAEKHIKLGPSEKSFTFQMDVEGSHAEATSEQELISQALHAPVNISHQKRVATVYLERPSDD; encoded by the exons ATGATGCCTTTCAAGAGAACTTTTGAGAACGACAAACACCAGCTGCAGGAGCTCAACAGCAGACTTTTCCAGTATCTCTCTCGAACGAAGCAGCTGGAGCAGGAAAATGTGCATCTTATtactgaaataaacaaactgaGACAAGCAAAGACGACAGAACTGGAGCCGAAGTGTAAGGGCGAAATGCGGGAGCTGAGGAGAATGGTGGAGCAGCTGTCGTTTGAAAAGTCCCAGGctgagatggagagggagaagctATGGCGGGAGTTGCAGATGGTCCAGTCCCTGTGTAGCGAGCAGACTGGTGTTTGCAGGGACATCGGAGGCGAGCTGAAAGGCTGCGAGAAGGATCTCCAGCACGCTCACAAGATTAATATTGAACTCCAGCAGCGTTTGTGTCAACTAGAAAATGAGTGTAAATGCTTGGAAGAGGGGCAAAGGCAAGAAAAGCACCATTTGCGGCGTCAGGTGGACTCCCGCATGGTGCCCATCATCACGCAAACTTACCGCGGGCCTCCTGCAGCCACCATGGAGGAGGTGCAAGAGTATGCCCTCAGTCTGTCCGAAGGATGGATGGAAACCTTTGATATGTACcagaggaaggtggaggagaTGGAACAGTCCATTAAAGAGGACCAAGAGAGGATGAGCGGTTTGCAGAGGGAAAAGATGATGTATGCTTCTGAGTTGGACAAATTAcgcaaagagggagagaaacaagGGCAGATTCAATACCGCCTTGAAGAAGAGCTGATGCACATGCAGGAGAAATTCAGGGTGGACTTCAGTGAATATCAG ATGATTATCAAGCAGTTGGAGCATGAGAGGAATTTGATGGCTGACACTATTACAGAAAAGATGCGAGACCATCAGCACCTTCTGCAGGTTAGGATGGACCTGGGCATGGAGGTGGCTGCCTACAG GGCTCTCCTGGAAGGTGAGAGAATGGATCTGCAAGATACTCATAGGAGGGTGACTCAACAGCAACGAGAAAGAATAATAG ATATAAGGATGCCTGCCCAGCCCTACACTCAAAGAGCTTCCACCTCAACTACCAGACAACATATAAATACCAGGTACACACCGCCAACTTCAAACCTGACAAGATCCCCTCTGCCTTCCTCTGGATCCATGAGTCCCTCTAGGGTCATTCCTATTTCAGTTGCAGGCAGAGCTCGGCACCAGAGTCCTGCATCTCGAAGGGACATGATCTCATTCACCAAAGCTAGAGCTTCCACCTCTGCCCCTGCGACCACGACCACCTCTGCCACCAAAGATAAACTAACAAGCCAGAGTGAATACCAAATTAGACAACATGTACAGAAAACAGAAGCAGAGGCAAACACTGATAAATTCAAACAGGATTCTCAGGTGGAGGATCAAGCCAGTCACAacacttcctcctctgctgaGACCAGATCGGTGAGAGTGGTGTCCCCGCAAATGATGAGCCTGAGCAATAAAATTGaggcagaaaacaaaaagaaagatgaaaaagagaaagatgatGTGAATGGAGGGTATTTCAAAGACAAAGGGAAAACAGTGTCTACGATTGTCCCTAGTGAGAGAAAGATTTTTAATTCTGTGTCTGTAGAGGAGATTATTGAGAAGGCGATGAGACCAGAAGGTTTGGAAGCTAAGGCTAGCTCCCCTGGAGAATCGAATGTTAGGTACCATGTGGAGAAAACTGAGCAGGAAGATGGAACAACAAAGACCCAGATTGTGTTGGAGTCCAAAGTGGAAGAGGAGCTTGATTTGTCTGAGGACTCTGCACTAGATGAATTACTGAGCCGAGGGGTTATGAAGGTGTCACTGGAAGATATCAAGGACACAGCAACAGGAAGCATGATCAAGAACTTGCTTAGTGGCCTGCAGGGAAGTGGAAACTTGGAAAATAAGTCAGTGAATGTGGAAATCATTGAGGAACCGGTGGAGTCTTACAATGATGAGGATTTTGAGGTTGAGCCGAGATCTAGTTTTTATGAGCCCTCctcaacatattttaaaattgaGGAGCTAGAAAATATCCCTCATGAGGCTCAAGTTCAGAGAAGTGACCGTGAGGAGATGACAGATCAATTCAAAGGTGAATCCGATGTCCAGGAGGTTTCTAGAGGGAGTGAATCTTCATATTTCTCCCATGACCAAGAGGCAGACAAGTACTTCGTCTCCACACCAGATGATAATCTTTCTGAACCCGACGATGGTGGTGGCATCACTTCATATGGACATTATGGTATGGTAGATGACCTGTCAGATGAGAGGTATTATCAAGACGAAAGTCTTCCATCCCAACGAGTGATTGTGGAGGATAGTGACGAATACAAGTTCATGTCAGGTGATCACTCGTTTGTCAAGGATAGTTTTCCAGAGTGCATCATTGAGGAGGAGGTCCGCGTCTCCCCTGTAGTGCAGGAGTCAATGCTCGAGTTCCTGAGGGAGGACTCTTTGGAGCCCAGAGAGCAGCTAAAGGGAGCTCTAGAGAAGCTACATACCTCAGTGTCGGGTCCACTGAAGAAGGAGTTGGCTTTCCTCTCCAAAGTGAATAGTGAAGGTTCACAGAATGTGGAAGTCAAAAAGGTCACACAGTCAAGTGACAACGGCAACATGACTATAGTTGCAGAGCTAAACGTCTCTCAAAGCCTGGAAGACTCTGGGATGCTGGAGGCAGAAGATGATATATCTGAAGAGCAGATCATGGCAACGCTCAGATCTTCTAACCCAAGGCTTGAGAAAGCCTTCCAGGGTGGGGCAGGAGCAGGATATAGCTTTAGAGTCTCCAAAGAAGAGGATGTTGTGACTGGGGAAGAGTTTGAAGGCTTTACTAGCGGAGGAGGGTTTTCATCTGAAGTCGCTGAGAAACACATCAAACTAGGCCCATCAGAAAAGTCCTTCACCTTCCAGATGGACGTAGAGGGCAGCCATGCTGAGGCAACCTCAGAGCAAGAGCTGATATCTCAGGCCTTGCACGCCCCGGTGAATATTTCTCATCAGAAAAGAGTTGCAACAGTTTACCTTGAAAGGCCAAGCgatgattaa
- the pgpep1l gene encoding pyroglutamyl-peptidase 1 isoform X2 translates to MSGEEIVVVTGFGPFRQFLVNPSWKAAQGLKLVGLGEKTHVCNKEVPVSYVRTQQIITQIWQTLHPKFAVHLGVAKGSSVVFLEQTAKNSGYSEKDVCGVCPDSHCCVEGGPEKLDSVVNMKAVAKEFRRVGMDVIYSRDAGSLTSKENLLPLLQTLVHTMLHQLEPPSETA, encoded by the exons ATGAGTGGAGAAGAAATCGTGGTGGTTACAG GCTTTGGACCTTTTCGACAGTTCTTAGTGAACCCCAGCTGGAAAGCAGCCCAG GGCTTGAAGTTGGTTGGATTAGGAGAGAAGACTCATGTTTGCAACAAGGAGGTGCCAGTGAGTTATGTCAGGACTCAGCAAATCATTACTCAGATTTGGCAAACTCTTCACCCAAag TTTGCTGTACATCTGGGCGTAGCCAAAGGTTCCAGTGTCGTCTTTCTGGAGCAAACAGCGAAGAACAGTGGATACAGTGAAAAAGATGTGTGCGGGGTCTGTCCTGATAGTCACTGCTGTGTGGAAGGAGGACCAGAGAAACTGGACTCAGTCGTTAACATGAAGGCTGTCGCCAAAGAGTTCAGACGAGTAGGGATGGATGTTATTTATTCAAGAGATGCTGGCAG CCTGACCTCAAAGGAAAATCTACTACCTCTGCTGCAGACCCTCGTTCATACCATGCTGCACCAGCTGGAGCCCCCTTCAGAAACTGCATAA
- the pgpep1l gene encoding pyroglutamyl-peptidase 1 isoform X1, which produces MSGEEIVVVTGFGPFRQFLVNPSWKAAQGLKLVGLGEKTHVCNKEVPVSYVRTQQIITQIWQTLHPKFAVHLGVAKGSSVVFLEQTAKNSGYSEKDVCGVCPDSHCCVEGGPEKLDSVVNMKAVAKEFRRVGMDVIYSRDAGRYLCEFAYYCSLYHGQRRAALIHLPSSGSLTSKENLLPLLQTLVHTMLHQLEPPSETA; this is translated from the exons ATGAGTGGAGAAGAAATCGTGGTGGTTACAG GCTTTGGACCTTTTCGACAGTTCTTAGTGAACCCCAGCTGGAAAGCAGCCCAG GGCTTGAAGTTGGTTGGATTAGGAGAGAAGACTCATGTTTGCAACAAGGAGGTGCCAGTGAGTTATGTCAGGACTCAGCAAATCATTACTCAGATTTGGCAAACTCTTCACCCAAag TTTGCTGTACATCTGGGCGTAGCCAAAGGTTCCAGTGTCGTCTTTCTGGAGCAAACAGCGAAGAACAGTGGATACAGTGAAAAAGATGTGTGCGGGGTCTGTCCTGATAGTCACTGCTGTGTGGAAGGAGGACCAGAGAAACTGGACTCAGTCGTTAACATGAAGGCTGTCGCCAAAGAGTTCAGACGAGTAGGGATGGATGTTATTTATTCAAGAGATGCTGGCAG GTACCTGTGTGAATTTGCGTATTACTGCTCGCTGTATCACGGTCAGAGGAGGGCAGCTCTCATCCATCTACCCTCATCTGGCAGCCTGACCTCAAAGGAAAATCTACTACCTCTGCTGCAGACCCTCGTTCATACCATGCTGCACCAGCTGGAGCCCCCTTCAGAAACTGCATAA